One genomic segment of Arachis duranensis cultivar V14167 chromosome 4, aradu.V14167.gnm2.J7QH, whole genome shotgun sequence includes these proteins:
- the LOC107483981 gene encoding O-fucosyltransferase 23-like has translation MHWMERFNFKISSNSIGLKCVFVLVAVLILRALLLPSIPGLVGRAEWGNIVYIRNDSQSGIAVRQDNKFLEVPQIVWGLNNQKIAFARACLTARMLNRTLLMPSLSASLFYKEIDLLQPISFDKVFQFQKFNELCNGFVRLGRYSDLSNPTQVLELQKGNGRKWTLERDLEQLREHSKGKFDNYQVIRIIGKNPFLWHDHWPVRDYAKVFECLVLVDEFTNEADRVVSRIRAVSLQPLPYVAVHMRVEIDWMIHCKKLEQRLNTNQICSSKDEIIQRVANIEGLKTPAVVYLAVADKLLRNSSVLEGWGEGFLPFEKKKLGVEGIYSKYPYLIQSAIDYEVCLRADIFVGNSFSTFSSLIVLERTQKMIKKGESGTNNITWPSYAYNIKGESNGPKRWITNMSDLNLQAISYGTTHISS, from the coding sequence ATGCATTGGATGGAAAGGTTTAACTTTAAGATATCATCAAATTCCATAGGCTTGAAATGTGTGTTTGTGCTTGTTGCTGTTTTGATTCTTAGAGCATTGTTGCTTCCTTCAATCCCTGGCTTAGTTGGCAGGGCTGAATGGGGCAACATTGTTTATATTCGCAATGATTCACAGTCTGGAATCGCAGTTAGGCAAGACAATAAGTTCTTGGAGGTTCCTCAGATTGTGTGGGGACTAAACAACCAGAAGATTGCATTTGCAAGGGCTTGTCTCACTGCTCGAATGCTCAACCGAACTCTCTTAATGCCTAGCCTTAGTGCCTCTCTGTTTTACAAAGAGATTGATCTCTTGCAACCCATTTCATTTGACAAGGTTTTCCAATTTCAAAAGTTTAATGAACTTTGCAATGGCTTTGTCCGGTTGGGGAGATACTCGGATCTCTCGAATCCAACACAAGTTCTTGAATTGCAGAAAGGGAATGGTAGAAAGTGGACACTGGAGAGGGATTTGGAACAATTGAGAGAGCATAGCAAAGGGAAATTCGATAACTATCAAGTGATTCGAATAATTGGGAAGAATCCATTCCTATGGCACGATCACTGGCCGGTGAGGGACTATGCTAAGGTTTTTGAGTGCTTGGTTTTGGTGGATGAGTTTACTAATGAAGCAGATAGAGTTGTGTCTAGGATTAGAGCAGTTTCATTGCAGCCTCTACCATATGTTGCTGTCCACATGAGAGTAGAAATTGATTGGATGATTCATTGTAAGAAATTGGAACAGAGGCTAAACACAAATCAAATTTGTAGCAGCAAGGATGAAATCATTCAAAGAGTTGCTAACATTGAAGGTTTGAAGACTCCGGCCGTTGTTTACCTCGCCGTAGCCGATAAACTCCTTCGAAATTCTTCGGTGTTGGAAGGTTGGGGAGAAGGATTTCTACCGTTTGAGAAAAAGAAACTTGGTGTGGAAGGAATTTATAGCAAATATCCATATCTGATCCAATCTGCAATTGACTATGAAGTTTGTTTGAGGGCTGATATCTTTGTTGGGAACAGTTTCTCTACATTTTCAAGTCTCATAGTTCTTGAGAGAACTCAGAAGATGATCAAAAAGGGTGAAAGTGGAACCAACAACATAACATGGCCTTCATATGCATATAACATAAAAGGAGAATCAAATGGCCCCAAGAGATGGATCACAAACATGTCTGATTTAAACCTTCAAGCAATTAGCTATGGCACTACTCACATATCTTCTTGA